One stretch of Paenibacillus sp. FSL R5-0341 DNA includes these proteins:
- a CDS encoding AraC family transcriptional regulator, whose translation MLERVEFGGSTLAWDYQIKSVDHFKGYYHWHQCGEFLYVQQGEGIVVVNNHTYPIRQGMLFFFQPYQLHHVYAEVHPNTPYERNIFYVEPIVMDRYLEAFPHRRSFFSRLWNGRNQQQVFDLSSHMDQLDWMYESYNQSRSRVGGEWEESVLFLLQLLSVLDQQKEGADEALSQLTDSRHLRHSEKMMRWIEEHFDYEMRLDQMAADVHLSKSYASRIFHQETGSSITDYVTARRLKQAYLLLETTTLSVEEIGRRAGFPNGSYFIQLFRKSAGTTPLQYRQQFERSSKH comes from the coding sequence ATGCTGGAGCGTGTGGAATTTGGAGGATCTACGTTAGCGTGGGATTATCAAATCAAGTCTGTGGATCATTTCAAAGGATATTATCATTGGCATCAATGTGGAGAATTTCTATACGTTCAACAAGGTGAGGGCATAGTAGTCGTTAACAATCATACCTATCCGATTCGACAAGGCATGCTGTTCTTTTTCCAACCCTATCAATTGCATCATGTCTATGCAGAAGTTCATCCCAATACCCCGTATGAGCGAAATATCTTCTATGTAGAGCCGATAGTCATGGATCGTTATCTAGAAGCGTTCCCACATCGGCGTTCTTTTTTTTCGAGGTTGTGGAATGGGCGCAATCAGCAACAAGTTTTTGACCTGAGTTCCCACATGGATCAACTGGATTGGATGTATGAGAGCTACAATCAGTCTCGGAGTCGTGTTGGGGGAGAATGGGAGGAATCGGTTCTGTTTTTGCTTCAACTATTGAGTGTCTTGGATCAACAAAAAGAGGGAGCAGATGAAGCGCTATCACAGTTAACGGATTCACGTCATCTGAGACACTCGGAGAAGATGATGCGATGGATTGAAGAGCATTTCGATTATGAGATGAGATTGGATCAGATGGCGGCAGATGTTCATCTGTCCAAATCGTATGCTTCCCGCATTTTTCATCAAGAGACAGGTAGCAGCATTACGGATTACGTTACAGCTCGAAGGTTGAAGCAAGCCTACTTGCTCCTTGAGACAACAACACTTTCGGTGGAGGAGATTGGCAGACGTGCCGGATTTCCGAATGGCTCGTATTTCATACAATTATTTCGCAAATCTGCTGGGACGACCCCGCTGCAGTATCGACAACAATTTGAACGGAGCAGTAAGCATTAA
- a CDS encoding helix-turn-helix domain-containing protein: MSDDENAKQICTKVEQSYQIIGRKWVALIIHALMEEPKRFSEIHAYIPDLSKRVLNERMKELEEEGLVVRHVVTERPVRTEYMLSRKGTELGRALSAVERWADKWL, encoded by the coding sequence ATGAGCGATGATGAGAATGCCAAGCAAATATGCACAAAAGTGGAACAATCTTATCAGATCATTGGCCGAAAATGGGTAGCCCTCATTATTCATGCGTTGATGGAGGAGCCCAAACGCTTCAGTGAGATTCACGCTTATATCCCTGACTTGAGCAAACGTGTGTTAAATGAGCGAATGAAGGAATTGGAGGAAGAAGGACTTGTGGTTCGCCATGTGGTCACGGAACGTCCAGTTCGGACTGAATATATGTTGTCACGAAAAGGCACGGAACTGGGGAGAGCGCTAAGCGCCGTGGAACGTTGGGCTGATAAGTGGCTGTAA
- a CDS encoding glycoside hydrolase family 88 protein gives MTKPGSAVTTTYWQEVMQRLERKVGEMKEHIGDKCPHFAGKDGKYDNINTDWWASGFWPGMLWIMYEMTGEQSYRDTAWSWDEMLEQWFVKPTVELHHDVGFQFLSTAVIKHKITGDEDALRRGLEAANFLAGRYNPAGKFIRAWNEDKYGWAIIDCMLNISLLFWASEVMGDPRYRHIAINHAETTMQYGVREDGSTKHIISFDPEDGRYIECFGGQGYAPHSSWSRGTSWGLYGFANTYRYTQDERFLNTAKRIAHYFIAALPEDHVPYWDFRLPTLEGQSRDSSAAAIAASGLLELAAVVPEGEKRLYTDAAERILRSLTENYAVWDQPEHESILLHATGSGNSFIDVSLIYGDYYYLEAVAKLNGWKHRVY, from the coding sequence ATGACTAAACCAGGATCGGCTGTTACAACCACATATTGGCAAGAAGTAATGCAGAGATTGGAACGAAAAGTAGGTGAAATGAAAGAACATATTGGAGATAAATGCCCTCATTTTGCAGGGAAAGACGGCAAGTACGATAACATCAATACCGACTGGTGGGCTTCCGGTTTCTGGCCTGGCATGTTATGGATTATGTATGAAATGACGGGAGAACAATCCTATCGGGATACGGCATGGTCGTGGGATGAGATGCTGGAGCAATGGTTTGTTAAACCTACCGTGGAGCTTCATCATGATGTGGGCTTCCAGTTCCTCTCCACCGCTGTTATCAAACATAAAATCACAGGCGACGAGGATGCACTCAGACGTGGTCTGGAGGCAGCCAATTTCCTTGCAGGTCGTTACAATCCGGCAGGGAAATTCATTCGAGCCTGGAATGAGGATAAATACGGTTGGGCCATCATTGATTGCATGCTGAATATCTCTCTGTTGTTCTGGGCCTCTGAAGTGATGGGTGACCCTCGGTACAGACATATTGCCATTAATCATGCCGAAACGACCATGCAATATGGTGTCCGAGAAGATGGATCGACCAAACATATCATCTCCTTTGATCCCGAAGATGGACGATATATTGAATGTTTTGGTGGTCAAGGATATGCCCCGCATTCATCATGGAGTCGAGGTACATCATGGGGTCTCTATGGATTCGCCAACACGTATCGGTATACCCAGGATGAACGATTCCTGAACACAGCGAAACGGATCGCACATTACTTTATTGCTGCGCTGCCAGAGGATCATGTCCCCTACTGGGATTTCAGACTTCCGACGCTGGAAGGCCAGTCCCGCGACAGTTCCGCCGCAGCCATTGCTGCATCCGGTCTTCTAGAGCTGGCCGCCGTCGTTCCCGAAGGCGAGAAACGCCTATACACAGATGCAGCTGAACGTATCCTTCGTTCTTTAACCGAGAACTATGCCGTTTGGGATCAACCCGAGCATGAATCGATTCTGCTGCACGCTACAGGCAGCGGTAATTCCTTCATCGATGTCTCTCTGATCTATGGGGATTATTATTATCTGGAAGCGGTTGCGAAGTTAAATGGTTGGAAGCACCGGGTGTATTGA
- the yunB gene encoding sporulation protein YunB — protein MMRRRWRSRRRRKPPSGKRKMWLIILLVTAFCLMQGFAYVDKKMKPPIMHLAKIRVKQIATEAINKAITAQVADGKTNEGLIDWKTDTAGKVSGFMLNYNEHMRITASTMNIVQSTLQNVHMLKEKIPLGQALGSPVMASFGPSIPVRIEPQGAVKVDLNTRQQNAGINMILVEVYIHIIAEVAVVVPFDMEPETVDTEIPISYLLVVGDVPMYYYDNQGKPVGSNGSNAPAIALPSGHTGVSSGNGVTTNPPSQNQQQAPSNHLQEGELEFEPDLPDINGGVQPNKDAQP, from the coding sequence ATGATGAGAAGAAGATGGCGAAGCCGGAGACGCCGTAAGCCGCCAAGCGGCAAGCGTAAAATGTGGTTGATCATTTTATTGGTGACAGCGTTTTGTTTAATGCAGGGTTTTGCCTATGTAGATAAGAAAATGAAGCCTCCTATTATGCACTTGGCCAAGATCAGAGTGAAGCAGATTGCGACCGAAGCGATCAACAAGGCGATTACAGCACAGGTGGCAGACGGCAAAACCAACGAAGGGCTGATTGACTGGAAGACGGATACCGCCGGGAAAGTGTCCGGTTTCATGCTGAACTACAATGAGCATATGCGAATCACCGCAAGTACGATGAATATCGTGCAATCCACGCTTCAGAATGTACACATGTTAAAAGAAAAGATACCGCTGGGGCAGGCGCTGGGCAGTCCGGTGATGGCTTCATTTGGCCCGAGTATACCGGTTCGTATTGAACCTCAAGGAGCTGTCAAAGTGGACCTGAACACCCGTCAGCAAAATGCAGGCATTAACATGATCTTGGTGGAAGTGTACATTCACATCATTGCTGAGGTCGCGGTCGTGGTGCCCTTCGATATGGAGCCCGAAACGGTTGATACGGAAATCCCGATTTCTTACCTTCTGGTTGTCGGGGATGTGCCCATGTATTATTACGATAATCAGGGCAAGCCGGTAGGCAGTAACGGCAGTAATGCACCGGCTATAGCGCTGCCATCAGGTCATACGGGTGTATCAAGCGGGAATGGAGTGACGACGAATCCCCCAAGCCAGAACCAGCAACAGGCGCCGTCAAACCATTTGCAAGAGGGCGAGCTTGAATTTGAGCCAGATTTGCCTGATATCAATGGCGGAGTGCAGCCTAATAAGGACGCGCAGCCGTGA
- the gnd gene encoding phosphogluconate dehydrogenase (NAD(+)-dependent, decarboxylating): protein MKLGLVGLGKMGLNLGRNLIDHKHEVVAFDLNAEAVKEMKEYGAEGVSSYAEMVASLESPRVLWIMVPHNVVDAVLAEVSPLLSKGDIIIEAGNSHYKESIRRYEEMKTKGIHYMDAGTSGGMEGARNGACYMIGGDPEAWAIVEPVFKDTSVENGYLYAGKAGSGHFLKMVHNGIEYGMMASIGEGFDVLEKSGFDFDFEQVARVWNNGSVIRSWLMELTERAFSKDANLDEIKGVMHSSGEGRWTVETAFDLQTATPVIALSLLMRYRSLETDTFTGKVVAALRNEFGGHAVEKN, encoded by the coding sequence ATGAAACTTGGACTTGTCGGATTAGGAAAAATGGGATTGAACTTGGGTAGAAACCTGATTGATCACAAACACGAAGTGGTTGCTTTTGACCTGAACGCTGAAGCAGTAAAAGAAATGAAAGAATACGGCGCTGAAGGCGTATCTTCTTACGCTGAGATGGTGGCTTCGCTCGAATCCCCACGTGTATTGTGGATCATGGTTCCTCACAACGTGGTAGACGCTGTATTGGCTGAAGTTAGTCCATTGCTTTCCAAAGGCGACATCATTATTGAAGCGGGTAACTCCCACTACAAAGAATCCATCCGTCGCTACGAAGAGATGAAAACTAAGGGCATTCACTACATGGATGCAGGTACATCTGGCGGTATGGAAGGCGCACGTAATGGCGCATGTTATATGATCGGTGGAGACCCGGAAGCTTGGGCAATCGTTGAACCGGTATTCAAAGACACTTCCGTAGAGAACGGCTACCTGTATGCAGGTAAAGCGGGCAGCGGTCATTTCCTCAAAATGGTTCACAATGGTATCGAGTACGGTATGATGGCATCCATCGGTGAAGGTTTTGACGTATTGGAGAAAAGTGGATTTGATTTCGACTTCGAACAAGTGGCTCGCGTATGGAACAACGGTTCCGTTATCCGCTCTTGGTTGATGGAGCTGACAGAACGTGCCTTCTCCAAAGATGCGAACCTTGATGAAATTAAAGGCGTAATGCACTCTTCTGGCGAAGGACGTTGGACGGTAGAAACGGCATTTGACCTTCAAACGGCTACACCAGTTATCGCTTTGTCCTTGCTGATGCGTTATCGTTCCCTGGAGACAGATACATTCACAGGTAAAGTGGTAGCAGCATTACGTAACGAATTTGGCGGTCACGCTGTAGAGAAAAATTAA
- the fsa gene encoding fructose-6-phosphate aldolase → MKFFLDTGNVEEIKRIERLGLVDGVTTNPSLIAKEGRVFKEVIQEICGVVKGPVSAEVIGLKAEDMLKEAYEIAEWAPNVVIKLPMTEDGLYACHELTQKGIKTNVTLIFSAAQGLMAAKAGATYISPFVGRLDDIAVDGMKLIRDLRLILDMYDLPSEIIAASIRNIKHVEDAALSGAHIATIPGSLLPTLWKHPLTDSGIERFLKDWESVPK, encoded by the coding sequence ATGAAATTTTTCTTGGATACAGGGAATGTGGAAGAAATCAAACGGATCGAACGTCTGGGTCTGGTGGATGGAGTCACGACCAACCCGTCTTTGATTGCCAAAGAAGGTCGCGTATTTAAAGAAGTCATTCAGGAGATCTGTGGCGTTGTTAAAGGCCCGGTCAGTGCTGAAGTTATCGGTCTTAAAGCCGAGGATATGTTGAAGGAAGCTTATGAGATTGCAGAATGGGCACCGAATGTAGTCATTAAATTGCCGATGACCGAAGATGGGTTATATGCTTGTCATGAGTTAACGCAAAAAGGGATCAAAACCAATGTAACGCTGATCTTCTCCGCAGCACAGGGCCTGATGGCGGCGAAAGCCGGTGCAACCTACATCAGTCCATTCGTTGGGCGCTTGGATGATATTGCGGTGGATGGTATGAAACTGATTCGTGATCTGCGTCTGATTCTGGACATGTATGATCTGCCTTCCGAGATTATCGCAGCAAGCATTCGCAATATCAAACATGTAGAGGATGCAGCCCTTTCCGGTGCGCACATTGCCACCATTCCGGGTTCGCTTCTGCCGACACTTTGGAAACATCCACTTACGGACAGCGGCATTGAACGTTTCCTGAAAGATTGGGAATCTGTTCCGAAATAA
- a CDS encoding M23 family metallopeptidase: MQQRLTFRHTYRFWIKTLLAGTLLLPFLPVEVYGEPAQAAPKPQAAELKPAEIFAARRHLYESIGQMTQIPWYRLAAIDQYERTITRAHPKDRKHPERLTGVFMTSPAWRGWLNPDETDQHPESILFFKGYGRDGSGDGLADANNDQDVLYSMASVIQGYGNKQEDFNIALWEYYHNSRAVQRIQQFAKLYEHFDNLDLFGHAFPVPLGTNYSYRSTWGTKRSWGGYRIHEGTDIFAPHGLPVRSTCYGVVEIKGWNPFGGWRIGIRDLNNHYHYYAHLSGFDKSARIGEVVIPGQVVGWVGSSGYGKPGTQGKFPPHLHYGIYRDSGLHEWSFDPYPQLKHWEQDERKQKKNKSK, from the coding sequence GTGCAACAACGCTTGACCTTCAGGCACACGTACCGCTTTTGGATCAAAACATTACTTGCAGGTACTCTGCTTCTCCCATTCTTGCCTGTTGAAGTTTACGGTGAACCCGCCCAGGCCGCTCCCAAACCACAGGCAGCTGAGCTAAAGCCCGCAGAAATCTTCGCTGCACGTCGCCATTTATATGAGAGCATCGGTCAGATGACTCAGATTCCCTGGTACAGGCTGGCCGCCATTGATCAGTATGAACGTACGATTACCCGTGCACACCCGAAGGATCGCAAGCATCCGGAGCGGCTCACAGGTGTCTTCATGACCTCTCCGGCCTGGAGAGGATGGCTAAATCCGGATGAGACGGATCAACATCCGGAATCCATTCTTTTTTTCAAAGGATATGGGCGTGATGGTTCAGGAGACGGTTTAGCGGATGCTAACAATGATCAGGATGTGCTGTACAGTATGGCTTCTGTTATTCAGGGTTACGGGAACAAGCAAGAAGACTTCAACATTGCCTTGTGGGAATATTATCACAACTCCCGTGCTGTACAACGGATACAGCAATTCGCGAAGTTATATGAGCATTTTGACAATCTGGATCTGTTTGGACATGCCTTTCCGGTCCCACTTGGAACCAATTACTCCTATCGCAGCACCTGGGGTACCAAACGAAGCTGGGGTGGCTATCGCATTCATGAGGGAACGGATATCTTCGCTCCGCATGGCCTACCTGTGCGCAGCACCTGTTACGGGGTCGTGGAGATCAAAGGCTGGAACCCGTTTGGCGGCTGGCGCATCGGAATTCGGGATTTGAACAACCATTATCACTATTACGCCCACCTCTCTGGTTTTGACAAGAGCGCACGCATCGGTGAAGTGGTTATTCCCGGTCAGGTCGTAGGTTGGGTTGGCAGTTCGGGTTACGGGAAACCTGGGACACAGGGCAAATTCCCTCCGCATCTGCACTATGGGATCTACCGGGACAGCGGACTGCACGAGTGGTCGTTCGACCCTTATCCACAGCTGAAACATTGGGAACAAGATGAACGCAAACAGAAGAAGAATAAGAGCAAGTGA
- the zwf gene encoding glucose-6-phosphate dehydrogenase, whose translation MDAMTFVLFGATGDLAKRKIYPALYNLYMDQKMPKSFSVIGLGRRELSDTEFQANVEKSLHEFSRQTPEEASQVRDFIGAFRYCSLNNTKLEDYTKLLELVQQREQELNIPENRMFYMSVAPEFFEPIALNIQESGLGNTKGWKKLIIEKPFGHDLQSARDLNEKLSNTFAEEEIYRIDHFLGKPMVQNIETLTYANPVIQALWSNRYIANVQITASETVGVEERAAYYDQSGALRDMFQNHMLQLLMMIGLHLPKRCTPEEIQFKKQKIAEALRPLTKENVASEVVRAQYAAGELQGASVVGYLDEPGIPAGSQNETYVAARLWIDDPFWSEVPFYIRTGKRLAEKSTRIVVEFKAPLKTGHESENTTEPNLLTIEIGPGESISLQLNAKNPLNHGEVEPMHMTFNSGKRNIPEAYENLIFDAMRGDSTFFAHWNEVELAWQWVQPIQEAFEAGSVPLDTYSAGSHGPESADRLTAENGYRWW comes from the coding sequence ATGGATGCAATGACATTTGTCCTCTTCGGGGCAACAGGCGATTTAGCCAAACGCAAGATTTACCCTGCATTATATAACTTGTACATGGATCAGAAAATGCCGAAATCCTTCTCCGTAATCGGGTTGGGACGACGTGAATTGTCGGATACAGAATTCCAGGCGAATGTTGAAAAGTCACTGCATGAATTCTCACGTCAGACGCCGGAAGAAGCATCTCAGGTTCGTGATTTCATTGGCGCTTTCCGTTATTGTTCTTTAAATAATACGAAGCTTGAAGATTACACCAAACTATTGGAACTGGTTCAACAGCGTGAACAAGAGCTTAACATTCCCGAAAATCGCATGTTCTACATGTCGGTGGCACCGGAATTCTTTGAGCCAATCGCATTGAATATTCAGGAAAGTGGTCTGGGTAACACCAAAGGCTGGAAGAAACTGATTATCGAAAAACCGTTCGGACACGACCTGCAATCAGCTCGGGATCTAAACGAAAAACTGAGCAATACCTTTGCGGAAGAAGAGATCTATCGCATTGACCATTTCCTTGGTAAACCGATGGTTCAAAATATCGAGACGCTCACCTATGCAAATCCTGTGATTCAAGCGCTGTGGTCTAACCGCTATATCGCCAATGTACAGATTACGGCAAGCGAGACGGTGGGTGTTGAAGAACGTGCCGCGTATTACGACCAAAGCGGTGCCCTGCGAGACATGTTCCAAAACCATATGCTTCAGTTGCTGATGATGATTGGTTTGCATTTGCCAAAACGCTGCACACCGGAAGAGATTCAATTCAAAAAGCAAAAGATTGCTGAAGCGCTTCGTCCTTTGACAAAAGAAAACGTCGCTTCTGAAGTTGTTCGTGCGCAATATGCTGCAGGCGAGTTGCAAGGTGCTTCGGTTGTTGGATATCTGGACGAGCCTGGCATCCCTGCTGGATCTCAGAACGAGACGTATGTTGCCGCGAGACTGTGGATCGATGATCCATTCTGGAGCGAGGTTCCATTTTACATCCGTACAGGTAAACGCCTGGCTGAAAAATCCACCCGAATCGTTGTTGAATTCAAGGCTCCACTGAAGACAGGTCATGAATCTGAAAATACAACGGAACCTAACCTGCTGACGATTGAGATTGGTCCAGGAGAAAGCATCTCGCTTCAATTAAATGCGAAGAATCCATTGAACCATGGTGAAGTGGAACCGATGCATATGACCTTCAACTCAGGTAAACGTAACATTCCTGAAGCTTACGAGAATCTGATCTTTGATGCGATGCGTGGAGATTCCACCTTCTTCGCTCACTGGAACGAAGTGGAGCTGGCATGGCAATGGGTGCAACCTATTCAGGAAGCATTCGAAGCGGGCAGCGTGCCACTGGATACGTACAGCGCAGGTTCGCATGGACCAGAGTCAGCAGATCGCCTGACAGCAGAGAACGGCTACCGTTGGTGGTAA
- a CDS encoding AraC family transcriptional regulator: MSIILGEQFNLACRRTSNTTFREVFHAHSQMEITYIHEGYGQLITEGQVFSLEPGMLMIFRPFQLHHVQIQVSRQQPFIRNVLMVELDILKALWSHFVATHHFIQDLLGEQSPIQPIRLADTSPLVQRMEQYADTYPGLLPHEVDEDTRLFLLDLLAQLRYLWQDGQQRRSQDVLSSSASVLHPHAESIMQWIEQHYHEPFRLEDIADTLHLSPYHLSHVFKKATGTTIVAYAQATRIRHACALLTRSSLTVPEIGHRVGMTSPSYFCKVFRTATGSTPHQYRLKVQGWK, encoded by the coding sequence ATGTCCATCATCCTGGGAGAACAATTTAATCTGGCCTGTCGTCGTACATCCAACACTACGTTTCGCGAAGTGTTTCATGCTCATTCGCAGATGGAGATAACCTATATCCACGAGGGATATGGGCAGTTGATCACCGAAGGGCAGGTGTTCTCTCTTGAACCTGGTATGCTCATGATTTTTCGACCTTTTCAATTGCACCACGTCCAGATTCAAGTATCCAGACAGCAGCCTTTCATTCGAAATGTACTCATGGTTGAGCTTGATATATTGAAGGCACTTTGGTCGCATTTTGTGGCGACTCACCACTTCATACAGGATCTGCTGGGAGAGCAATCCCCCATTCAGCCGATCCGACTTGCTGACACTTCCCCTCTCGTTCAACGAATGGAACAATATGCAGATACGTATCCAGGTCTGCTTCCCCACGAAGTAGATGAGGATACTCGCCTCTTTTTATTGGATCTGCTCGCACAGCTTCGCTATCTGTGGCAAGACGGCCAGCAGCGCCGCTCCCAGGATGTACTCTCGTCCAGTGCAAGCGTTCTTCACCCTCATGCCGAATCCATCATGCAATGGATTGAACAGCATTACCATGAGCCTTTTCGTTTGGAGGATATCGCAGATACACTTCATTTATCTCCCTACCATCTGTCTCATGTTTTCAAAAAAGCGACCGGAACCACAATCGTTGCGTATGCTCAAGCCACCCGCATTCGTCATGCCTGTGCGCTGCTCACCCGTTCCTCGCTCACCGTTCCCGAAATCGGTCACCGTGTTGGTATGACCAGCCCCTCCTACTTTTGCAAAGTATTCCGTACTGCCACAGGATCTACACCGCATCAATATCGGCTGAAGGTGCAGGGATGGAAGTAA
- a CDS encoding Gfo/Idh/MocA family oxidoreductase: protein MLKVAIIGAGAISGAHISAYLAFPERCQIVAVVDMYVDKAQKRINEYGLEGAQAVTDYTELLAQNIDLVSVCTPPYTHAPIACEFMQAGAHVLVEKPMASSLEEADLMLRAAQASGKLLSVVAQNRFTTPMMKLKGVLDSKQMGPIVHVQVDSFWWRGHNYYDLWWRGTWEKEGGGCTLNHAVHHIDAMLWMMGPPVELQAMMANTAHDNAEVEDVSMAMLRFQEGALGMITSSVVHHGEEQQLIFQGKEARVSAPWKVVASTARSNGFPEPNQELEQQIQKLADELPDVVYVGHAGQVENVLNAIETGSPLLVDGESGRNTLELIVGIYKSASTGEKVIFPIGAEDAFYTREGIMQHAVHFYEKKTTVENFEDSSITLGSKLDS, encoded by the coding sequence ATGTTAAAAGTGGCAATTATCGGAGCAGGTGCAATTAGTGGAGCGCATATCTCAGCATATTTGGCATTTCCTGAGCGATGTCAGATTGTTGCTGTGGTCGACATGTACGTGGATAAAGCACAGAAGCGAATTAACGAATATGGACTGGAAGGTGCGCAAGCGGTCACGGATTACACAGAGTTACTTGCCCAGAATATAGATCTGGTTTCAGTCTGTACGCCGCCGTATACACATGCTCCAATTGCGTGTGAATTCATGCAAGCAGGTGCGCATGTGCTGGTCGAAAAGCCGATGGCATCTTCTCTGGAGGAAGCAGATCTGATGCTGAGAGCAGCGCAAGCAAGTGGCAAGCTACTATCCGTTGTAGCTCAGAATCGTTTTACGACACCGATGATGAAGCTGAAAGGTGTGTTGGATAGTAAACAGATGGGCCCTATCGTACATGTGCAGGTTGATTCGTTCTGGTGGCGGGGCCACAATTATTATGATCTGTGGTGGCGCGGGACATGGGAAAAAGAAGGCGGAGGCTGCACCCTCAATCATGCAGTGCATCATATTGATGCCATGCTTTGGATGATGGGACCTCCAGTGGAATTGCAGGCGATGATGGCGAATACGGCACATGATAATGCCGAAGTCGAGGATGTATCCATGGCGATGCTTCGCTTCCAGGAAGGGGCGCTTGGCATGATTACCAGTTCGGTCGTGCATCACGGAGAGGAGCAGCAGTTAATTTTTCAGGGCAAAGAAGCCCGGGTATCTGCACCTTGGAAAGTGGTTGCTTCTACTGCACGAAGTAACGGATTTCCGGAACCCAATCAAGAGCTGGAACAGCAGATTCAGAAGCTGGCTGACGAATTACCGGATGTTGTTTATGTCGGTCACGCTGGGCAAGTTGAGAATGTGTTAAACGCTATTGAGACAGGATCACCCCTTCTGGTAGATGGAGAAAGTGGTCGAAATACGCTTGAACTGATTGTGGGTATCTATAAGTCGGCAAGCACGGGAGAAAAGGTTATTTTTCCAATAGGGGCGGAAGACGCGTTTTACACAAGAGAGGGAATTATGCAACATGCCGTACACTTTTATGAAAAGAAGACGACGGTAGAGAACTTCGAGGATTCGAGTATTACGCTCGGTAGCAAGTTGGATTCGTAG